One window of Cupriavidus oxalaticus genomic DNA carries:
- a CDS encoding flavodoxin family protein, with translation MPDPTHKPNQPAPDAPRKQRYPGDPADVRKGQVSEPLPRETFRQRFMARFTDPAYRDEDEALARLERIAWEAYREGRKAPLKHKAGPGYADPEYELSDEWRAASEAVRVAQQLQADPATPSRVLLVCAAARNDYTCPGEMSKSWRLAQRARATLEAQGIEVDVLDLSLLASDADLRIHPCKGCVSTSMPLCHWPCSCYPNHALGQVNDWMNDIYPRWAGCHGVLIVTPVYWYQASSPLKLMMDRLVCADGGNPDPTSTQGKDVVRAKSIELAGWDYPKHLAGRTYGLVVHGDVAGIEGVRRALSDWLDWMGLIDAGPQARLDRFIGYYKPYATSHVELDEDDGVLGEVDNVARALACAVQQLRAGKLSEPDRGLVPPRQK, from the coding sequence ATGCCAGACCCGACGCACAAGCCGAACCAGCCGGCGCCGGATGCACCGCGCAAGCAGCGCTATCCCGGCGATCCCGCCGATGTCCGCAAGGGCCAGGTGAGCGAGCCGCTGCCGCGCGAAACTTTCCGGCAGCGCTTCATGGCGCGCTTTACCGACCCCGCCTACCGTGACGAGGATGAAGCCCTGGCGCGGCTCGAGCGCATTGCCTGGGAGGCTTACCGCGAGGGTCGCAAGGCGCCGCTGAAGCACAAGGCCGGACCGGGCTATGCCGATCCGGAGTATGAGCTGTCGGACGAATGGCGCGCGGCCAGCGAGGCGGTCCGCGTGGCGCAGCAGCTGCAGGCCGACCCTGCCACGCCCTCGCGCGTGCTGCTGGTCTGTGCCGCCGCGCGCAACGACTACACCTGCCCCGGCGAGATGTCCAAGTCCTGGCGGCTGGCGCAGCGCGCGCGGGCAACGCTGGAAGCGCAGGGCATCGAGGTCGATGTGCTCGACCTGAGCCTGCTCGCTTCCGATGCCGACTTGCGCATCCATCCGTGCAAGGGCTGCGTCTCGACGTCGATGCCGCTGTGCCACTGGCCCTGCAGCTGCTACCCCAACCACGCGCTCGGCCAGGTCAACGACTGGATGAACGACATCTATCCGCGCTGGGCAGGCTGCCATGGCGTGCTGATCGTCACCCCGGTCTACTGGTACCAGGCCAGCAGCCCGCTGAAGCTGATGATGGACCGGCTGGTCTGCGCCGATGGCGGCAATCCGGATCCGACCAGCACGCAGGGCAAGGACGTGGTGCGCGCCAAGTCGATCGAACTGGCGGGGTGGGATTATCCCAAGCACCTGGCCGGCCGTACCTACGGGCTGGTGGTCCACGGCGACGTGGCCGGCATCGAAGGCGTGCGCCGCGCGCTGTCCGACTGGCTCGACTGGATGGGCCTGATCGACGCCGGTCCGCAGGCGCGGCTGGACCGGTTTATCGGCTACTACAAGCCATATGCCACCAGCCATGTGGAACTCGACGAGGATGACGGCGTGCTCGGCGAGGTGGACAACGTGGCGCGTGCGCTGGCGTGCGCGGTGCAGCAGTTGCGCGCCGGCAAGCTCAGCGAGCCCGACCGCGGCCTGGTGCCGCCGCGGCAGAAATAG